From one Trifolium pratense cultivar HEN17-A07 linkage group LG1, ARS_RC_1.1, whole genome shotgun sequence genomic stretch:
- the LOC123890230 gene encoding transcriptional regulator SUPERMAN-like has product MEGNYMNRNTTTTHRDHEHLHQHHHHNLRFEEHTWGTSWPARNYACSFCKREFRSAQALGGHMNVHRRDRARLRSSLISSWVNPDQCPNTNNNTKPNPTITTTTTTNSLLSPSTQSPLSNDEIFNVSSNPYLTLSSSSSSPFLAHTSHDDKKPRLTTPSLSLPLLNPQRRQIMKSYEEVKKHNVLMNSEQNIKLELGIGFVEHQEEKLDLELRL; this is encoded by the coding sequence ATGGAAGGAAACTATATGAATAGAAACACAACAACTACTCATAGAGATCATGAACAtcttcatcaacatcatcatcataactTGAGATTTGAGGAGCATACATGGGGAACATCATGGCCAGCAAGAAACTATGCTTGTAGTTTTTGCAAAAGAGAGTTTAGGTCAGCTCAAGCATTAGGTGGACATATGAATGTTCATAGAAGAGATAGGGCAAGATTAAGATCATCATTAATATCTTCTTGGGTTAATCCTGATCAATGCcctaatactaataataatactaaaCCTAACCCTactattactactactactacaacTAATTCTCTTCTTTCACCTTCTACACAATCTCCTTTATCTAATGATGAGATTTTCAATGTTTCTTCAAACCCTTATCTCACtttatcatcttcttcttcttcaccattCTTAGCTCATACTAGCCATGATGATAAGAAACCAAGACTCACTACACCTTCTCTATCTCTTCCTCTTTTGAATCCTCAAAGAAGACAAATTATGAAAAGCTATGAAGAAGTGAAGAAGCATAATGTTTTGATGAATAGTGAGCAAAACATTAAATTGGAGTTAGGAATAGGGTTTGTTGAACATCAAGAGGAAAAGTTAGATTTGGAGCTTAGACTCTAG